The following proteins come from a genomic window of Castor canadensis chromosome 17, mCasCan1.hap1v2, whole genome shotgun sequence:
- the Mlst8 gene encoding target of rapamycin complex subunit LST8 isoform X2 yields MNTSPGTVGSDPVILATAGYDHTVRFWQAHSGICTRTVQHQDSVNALEITPDRSMIAAAGYQHIRMYDLNSNNPNPIISYDGVNKNIASVGFHEDGRWMYTGGEDCTARIWDLRSRNLQCQRIFQVNAPINCVCLHPNQAELIVGDQSGAIHIWDLKTDHNEQLIPEPEVSITSAHIDPDASYMAAVNSAGNCYVWNLTGGIGDEVTQLIPKTKIPAHTRYALQCRFSPDSTLLATCSADQTCKIWRTSNFSLMTELSIKSSNPGESSRGWMWGCAFSGDSQYIVTASSDNLARLWCVETGEIKREYGGHQKAVVCLAFNDSVLG; encoded by the exons ATGAACACCTCCCCAGGCACAGTGGGCAGTGACCCAGTCATCTTGGCAACTGCGGGCTATGACCACACTGTGCGCTTCTGGCAGGCCCACAGTGGGATCTGCACGCGGACCGTGCAGCACCAGGACTCT GTAAATGCACTGGAAATCACGCCCGACCGAAGCATGATTGCTGCCGCAG GTTACCAGCACATCCGCATGTATGATCTCAACTCCAATAACCCTAACCCCATCATCAGCTACGACGGAGTCAATAAAAACATTGCATCTGTGGGCTTCCACGAGGACGGCCGCTGGATGTACACAGGAGGGGAGGACTGCACAGCCCGGATCTGGGACCTCAG GTCCCGGAACCTTCAGTGTCAGCGCATCTTTCAGGTGAATGCGCCCATTAACTGTGTGTGCCTGCATCCAAACCAG GCGGAGCTCATCGTGGGTGACCAGAGTGGTGCTATCCATATCTGGGACCTGAAGACAGACCACAATGAGCAGCTGATCCCCGAGCCCGAGGTTTCTATCACATCTGCCCACATCGACCCAGACGCCAGCTACATGGCAGCGGTCAATAGCGCT GGCAACTGCTATGTGTGGAATCTCACAGGGGGCATTGGTGATGAGGTGACCCAGCTCATCCCCAAGACCAAGATCCCAGCCCACACACGCTACGCCCTGCAGTGCCGCTTCAGCCCCGACTCCAC GCTCCTTGCCACCTGCTCAGCCGACCAGACATGCAAGATTTGGAGGACATCCAACTTCTCCCTGATGACAGAGCTCAGCATCAAGAGTAGCAACCCCGGAGAGTCGTCCCGTGGCTGGATGTGGGGCTGCGCCTTCTCCGGGGACTCCCAGTACATTGTCACAG CTTCCTCTGACAACCTGGCCCGGCTCTGGTGTGTAGAGACTGGAGAGATCAAGAGAGAGTACGGCGGCCACCAAAAAGCTGTCGTCTGCTTGGCCTTCAATGACAGTGTGTTAGGCTAG
- the Mlst8 gene encoding target of rapamycin complex subunit LST8 isoform X1, with product MNTSPGTVGSDPVILATAGYDHTVRFWQAHSGICTRTVQHQDSQVNALEITPDRSMIAAAGYQHIRMYDLNSNNPNPIISYDGVNKNIASVGFHEDGRWMYTGGEDCTARIWDLRSRNLQCQRIFQVNAPINCVCLHPNQAELIVGDQSGAIHIWDLKTDHNEQLIPEPEVSITSAHIDPDASYMAAVNSAGNCYVWNLTGGIGDEVTQLIPKTKIPAHTRYALQCRFSPDSTLLATCSADQTCKIWRTSNFSLMTELSIKSSNPGESSRGWMWGCAFSGDSQYIVTASSDNLARLWCVETGEIKREYGGHQKAVVCLAFNDSVLG from the exons ATGAACACCTCCCCAGGCACAGTGGGCAGTGACCCAGTCATCTTGGCAACTGCGGGCTATGACCACACTGTGCGCTTCTGGCAGGCCCACAGTGGGATCTGCACGCGGACCGTGCAGCACCAGGACTCT CAGGTAAATGCACTGGAAATCACGCCCGACCGAAGCATGATTGCTGCCGCAG GTTACCAGCACATCCGCATGTATGATCTCAACTCCAATAACCCTAACCCCATCATCAGCTACGACGGAGTCAATAAAAACATTGCATCTGTGGGCTTCCACGAGGACGGCCGCTGGATGTACACAGGAGGGGAGGACTGCACAGCCCGGATCTGGGACCTCAG GTCCCGGAACCTTCAGTGTCAGCGCATCTTTCAGGTGAATGCGCCCATTAACTGTGTGTGCCTGCATCCAAACCAG GCGGAGCTCATCGTGGGTGACCAGAGTGGTGCTATCCATATCTGGGACCTGAAGACAGACCACAATGAGCAGCTGATCCCCGAGCCCGAGGTTTCTATCACATCTGCCCACATCGACCCAGACGCCAGCTACATGGCAGCGGTCAATAGCGCT GGCAACTGCTATGTGTGGAATCTCACAGGGGGCATTGGTGATGAGGTGACCCAGCTCATCCCCAAGACCAAGATCCCAGCCCACACACGCTACGCCCTGCAGTGCCGCTTCAGCCCCGACTCCAC GCTCCTTGCCACCTGCTCAGCCGACCAGACATGCAAGATTTGGAGGACATCCAACTTCTCCCTGATGACAGAGCTCAGCATCAAGAGTAGCAACCCCGGAGAGTCGTCCCGTGGCTGGATGTGGGGCTGCGCCTTCTCCGGGGACTCCCAGTACATTGTCACAG CTTCCTCTGACAACCTGGCCCGGCTCTGGTGTGTAGAGACTGGAGAGATCAAGAGAGAGTACGGCGGCCACCAAAAAGCTGTCGTCTGCTTGGCCTTCAATGACAGTGTGTTAGGCTAG
- the Bricd5 gene encoding BRICHOS domain-containing protein 5 isoform X3 — MEQKGSHTEDSRPRPAEVKTKPCRGGWRAAGLLLLALATAGAVAGGLLGFVHRSPKPLLQTLRLTLPSPRVPRSNQTTLVDAARNVATITVTPPQSNHSWTVLFDGQSGCICYRPAEHPACFLRLMEAQDWETLQLLMNTSGAQGSRVPSQDTHHAQELLAVLGDHAVDPAQVGASVHHLCAKTPIYWTRRAEGPQRQRLIYLCIDICFPSNICVSVCFYYLPD; from the exons ATGGAGCAAAAAGGCAGCCACACAGAGGACTCCAGACCTAGGCCTGCTGAG GTGAAGACCAAACCCTGCCGTGGGGGCTGGAGAGCCGCAGGCCTGCTGCTGCTTGCACTGGCCACTGCTGGGGCTGTGGCCGGAGGACTTCTTGGCTTTGTTCACAGGTCTCCCAAG CCACTGCTGCAGACGCTCCGACTGACACTCCCAAGCCCCCGTGTGCCCCGGTCCAACCAAACCACCCTGGTGGACGCGGCCCGGAATGTGGCGACCATCACGGTGACTCCACCTCAGAGCAACCACAGCTGGACGGTGCTGTTCGATGGACAAAGT GGCTGCATCTGTTACCGCCCTGCAGAGCACCCGGCCTGCTTCCTCCGCTTGATGGAGGCCCAAGATTGGGAGACCCTGCAACTGCTGATGAACACTTCTGGG GCCCAAGGGTCCCGCGTCCCCAGCCAGGACACCCACCATGCCCAGGAGCTGCTGGCAGTGCTTGGGGACCACGCCGTGGACCCTGCCCAAGTGGGAGCTTCGGtgcatcacctttgtgcaaagaCCCCCATCTACTGGACCCGACGGGCAGAGG GACCCCAGAGGCAGCGGCTGATCTATCTCTGCATCGACATCTGCTTCCCGAGCAACATCTGCGTGTCTGTCTGCTTTTATTACCTCCCAGACTAA
- the Bricd5 gene encoding BRICHOS domain-containing protein 5 isoform X1, which produces MEQKGSHTEDSRPRPAEVSAFTIPGTSPLDRGQECHLPLSLLFSPFPEQASSLVSKTAPLTATCPQVKTKPCRGGWRAAGLLLLALATAGAVAGGLLGFVHRSPKPLLQTLRLTLPSPRVPRSNQTTLVDAARNVATITVTPPQSNHSWTVLFDGQSGCICYRPAEHPACFLRLMEAQDWETLQLLMNTSGAQGSRVPSQDTHHAQELLAVLGDHAVDPAQVGASVHHLCAKTPIYWTRRAEGPQRQRLIYLCIDICFPSNICVSVCFYYLPD; this is translated from the exons ATGGAGCAAAAAGGCAGCCACACAGAGGACTCCAGACCTAGGCCTGCTGAGGTAAGTGCCTTTACCATTCCTGGGACAAGTCCCCTGGACAGGGGACAGGAGTGCCACCTACCCCTCTCCCTGCTCTTCAGCCCTTTCCCTGAGCAAGCCTCCTCCCTGGTCTCTAAAACGGCCCCACTCACAGCAACGTGTCCCCAGGTGAAGACCAAACCCTGCCGTGGGGGCTGGAGAGCCGCAGGCCTGCTGCTGCTTGCACTGGCCACTGCTGGGGCTGTGGCCGGAGGACTTCTTGGCTTTGTTCACAGGTCTCCCAAG CCACTGCTGCAGACGCTCCGACTGACACTCCCAAGCCCCCGTGTGCCCCGGTCCAACCAAACCACCCTGGTGGACGCGGCCCGGAATGTGGCGACCATCACGGTGACTCCACCTCAGAGCAACCACAGCTGGACGGTGCTGTTCGATGGACAAAGT GGCTGCATCTGTTACCGCCCTGCAGAGCACCCGGCCTGCTTCCTCCGCTTGATGGAGGCCCAAGATTGGGAGACCCTGCAACTGCTGATGAACACTTCTGGG GCCCAAGGGTCCCGCGTCCCCAGCCAGGACACCCACCATGCCCAGGAGCTGCTGGCAGTGCTTGGGGACCACGCCGTGGACCCTGCCCAAGTGGGAGCTTCGGtgcatcacctttgtgcaaagaCCCCCATCTACTGGACCCGACGGGCAGAGG GACCCCAGAGGCAGCGGCTGATCTATCTCTGCATCGACATCTGCTTCCCGAGCAACATCTGCGTGTCTGTCTGCTTTTATTACCTCCCAGACTAA
- the Bricd5 gene encoding BRICHOS domain-containing protein 5 isoform X2, with product MEQKGSHTEDSRPRPAEVSAFTIPGTSPLDRGQECHLPLSLLFSPFPEQASSLVSKTAPLTATCPQVKTKPCRGGWRAAGLLLLALATAGAVAGGLLGFVHRSPKPLLQTLRLTLPSPRVPRSNQTTLVDAARNVATITVTPPQSNHSWTVLFDGQSGCICYRPAEHPACFLRLMEAQDWETLQLLMNTSGPFCRPKGPASPARTPTMPRSCWQCLGTTPWTLPKWELRCITFVQRPPSTGPDGQRDPRGSG from the exons ATGGAGCAAAAAGGCAGCCACACAGAGGACTCCAGACCTAGGCCTGCTGAGGTAAGTGCCTTTACCATTCCTGGGACAAGTCCCCTGGACAGGGGACAGGAGTGCCACCTACCCCTCTCCCTGCTCTTCAGCCCTTTCCCTGAGCAAGCCTCCTCCCTGGTCTCTAAAACGGCCCCACTCACAGCAACGTGTCCCCAGGTGAAGACCAAACCCTGCCGTGGGGGCTGGAGAGCCGCAGGCCTGCTGCTGCTTGCACTGGCCACTGCTGGGGCTGTGGCCGGAGGACTTCTTGGCTTTGTTCACAGGTCTCCCAAG CCACTGCTGCAGACGCTCCGACTGACACTCCCAAGCCCCCGTGTGCCCCGGTCCAACCAAACCACCCTGGTGGACGCGGCCCGGAATGTGGCGACCATCACGGTGACTCCACCTCAGAGCAACCACAGCTGGACGGTGCTGTTCGATGGACAAAGT GGCTGCATCTGTTACCGCCCTGCAGAGCACCCGGCCTGCTTCCTCCGCTTGATGGAGGCCCAAGATTGGGAGACCCTGCAACTGCTGATGAACACTTCTGGG CCTTTCTGCAGGCCCAAGGGTCCCGCGTCCCCAGCCAGGACACCCACCATGCCCAGGAGCTGCTGGCAGTGCTTGGGGACCACGCCGTGGACCCTGCCCAAGTGGGAGCTTCGGtgcatcacctttgtgcaaagaCCCCCATCTACTGGACCCGACGGGCAGAGG GACCCCAGAGGCAGCGGCTGA
- the Pgp gene encoding glycerol-3-phosphate phosphatase encodes MAESEAGGDDARCVRLSAERAQALLADVDTLLFDCDGVLWRGETAVPGAPEALRALRARGKRLGFITNNSSKTRAAYAEKLRRLGFGGPAGPGAGLEVFGTAYCTALYLRQRLAGAPAPKAYVLGSPALAAELEAVGVASVGVGPEPLQGEGPGDWLAAPLEPDVRAVVVGFDPHFSYMKLTKAVRYLQQPGCLLVGTNMDNRLPLENGHFIAGTGCLVRAVEMAAQRQADIIGKPSRFIFDCVSQEYGINPERTVMVGDRLDTDILLGTSCGLKTILTLTGVSTLGDVKSNQESDCMSKKKMVPDFYVDSIADLLPALQG; translated from the exons ATGGCGGAGTCGGAGGCCGGCGGCGACGACGCCCGCTGCGTGCGGCTGAGCGCCGAGCGGGCCCAGGCGCTGCTGGCGGACGTGGACACACTGCTGTTCGACTGCGACGGGGTGCTGTGGCGTGGCGAGACAGCCGTGCCCGGTGCGCCCGAGGCCCTGCGGGCGCTGCGGGCCCGCGGCAAGCGCCTGGGCTTCATCACCAACAACAGCAGCAAGACGCGCGCCGCCTACGCCGAGAAGCTCAGGCGCCTGGGCTTCGGCGGCCCGGCGGGGCCCGGCGCCGGCCTCGAGGTCTTCGGCACGGCCTACTGCACCGCGCTCTACCTGCGCCAGCGCCTGGCCGGCGCGCCGGCCCCCAAGGCCTACGTGCTGGGCAGCCCGGCCCTGGCCGCGGAGCTGGAGGCCGTGGGCGTCGCCAGCGTGGGCGTGGGCCCCGAGCCGCTGCAGGGCGAAGGCCCCGGCGACTGGCTGGCCGCCCCGCTCGAGCCCGACGTGCGCGCGGTGGTCGTGGGCTTCGACCCGCACTTCAGCTACATGAAGCTCACCAAGGCCGTGCGCTACCTGCAGCAGCCCGGCTGCCTGCTCGTGGGCACCAACATGGACAACCGGCTCCCGCTGGAGAACGGCCACTTCATCGCGG GTACCGGCTGCCTGGTGCGAGCCGTGGAGATGGCCGCCCAGCGCCAGGCCGACATCATCGGGAAGCCCAGCCGTTTCATCTTCGACTGCGTGTCCCAGGAGTACGGCATTAACCCGGAGCGCACTGTCATGGTGGGGGACCGTCTGGACACAGACATCCTCCTGGGCACCTCCTGTGGCCTGAAGACCATCCTGACCCTCACCGGAGTCTCCACTCTCGGGGACGTGAAGAGTAATCAGGAAAGTGACTGCATGTCTAAGAAGAAAATGGTCCCTGACTTCTATGTTGACAGCATAGCCGACCTCTTGCCCGCCCTACAAGGTTAA